The following are encoded in a window of Kineosporia sp. NBRC 101731 genomic DNA:
- a CDS encoding Rieske (2Fe-2S) protein, protein MTATLRSTGETQTASATEEATAATDTTNGLSRRRAMAVCSFTLLGAAGLAACGGGSDDDTASSSTGSTSSETSAAGETSAAADATTSAGAGSAEVIAPVSDIAVGDAAGFTLDGAPIIVAMPEADKPAAFSAVCPHQGATVAVKGDQLVCPLHNSVFEKTTGAFVSGPANKSLTPITVSVEDGNIVTS, encoded by the coding sequence ATGACTGCAACCCTCCGCAGCACCGGAGAGACGCAGACGGCTTCCGCCACCGAGGAAGCCACCGCTGCGACTGACACGACCAACGGGCTGAGCCGCCGGCGGGCCATGGCGGTCTGCTCGTTCACCCTGCTGGGAGCCGCAGGCCTGGCGGCCTGTGGCGGCGGGAGCGACGACGATACTGCCTCATCGAGCACGGGCAGCACCTCGAGCGAGACCTCGGCGGCCGGGGAGACGTCGGCCGCGGCCGATGCGACCACGTCGGCCGGCGCGGGCAGCGCGGAGGTGATCGCCCCGGTGTCGGACATCGCCGTGGGTGACGCCGCCGGCTTCACGCTCGACGGCGCACCGATCATCGTGGCGATGCCCGAGGCCGACAAGCCCGCAGCGTTCTCCGCGGTCTGCCCGCACCAGGGTGCCACCGTTGCGGTCAAGGGTGACCAGCTGGTGTGCCCGCTGCACAATTCGGTATTCGAGAAGACCACGGGCGCTTTCGTCTCCGGGCCGGCGAACAAGTCGCTGACCCCCATCACGGTTTCGGTCGAGGACGGCAACATCGTCACGTCCTGA
- the hrpA gene encoding ATP-dependent RNA helicase HrpA, translating into MSTQTWDRAVRELRVDLNDVSLSDARRLGRQLDSVLHSRRRSDDEKTAELARIEREIGTARARVETRRAAVPVITYPEQLPVSQRRDDLMKAIAENQVVIVAGETGSGKTTQLPKICLELGRGVRGLIGHTQPRRLAARSVAERIAEEVGSELGETIGYTVRFTDQASESTLVRLMTDGILLAEIQRDRLLSRYDTIIIDEAHERSLNIDFLLGYLKQLLPRRPDLKIIITSATIDPQAFSRHFADAPIVEVSGRTYPVEVRYRPLVLVEETDEEGIVSEITRDPIEAVIEAVDELEAEGPGDVLVFFSGEREIRDAAEALGRHVGAHTEVVPLYARLSAAEQHRVFSPHSGRRIVLATNVAETSLTVPGIRYVIDPGTARISRYSFRTKVQRLPIEPVSQASANQRKGRCGRLSDGICIRLYSEDDFENRPPFTDPEILRTNLAAVILQMTSLNLGEVEKFPFLDPPDPRQIKDGVALLHELGAIDPAETDARKRLTGMGRTLAQLPVDPRLARMLVEADRNGCLGDVLVIVAALSIQDPRERPTDKQAQADQLHARFKDPRSDFLAYINLWNYVVGKQKEFGSGRFRRMCRDEFLHGQRIREWQDLHGQLRQVLRSAGIRVAGGRATSSFDPDSLDAADLGEMEDALEPVDDGTAEKVHLSLLSGLLSQVGLKEGETREYLGARSAKFTIQPGSALARSTPRWVMVGELVETTRLWGRTAARIDPLWIERLGGHLVRRHYSEPRWERKRGSAVATERVTLYGIPVVTGRTVGYGRIDPEVSRELFIRHALVEGDWRTQHEFFHENRKLLDDVGSLEDKVRRRDIVVDDQALFDFYDQRVPADVVSVAHFDSWWKKARRDRPDQLSFWTSMLFAPEAPQVAAEDYPATWRAAGLDLKVTYQFEPGTAADGVTVHLPLAALNQVREQDFEWQIPGLRTELVTELIRSLPKPIRKGLSPAPDRAKGVLDRLADTEPGSEPLFPALEDELYELTGVDIPEGSWDLTKVPDHLLVTFRVHDEKGARLAEGKSLAKLREKLRPKLRQEISSAVAQVEAKNLKTFPDAAVPRSVEHRVAGLTVQGYPALVDRGDHVDVVVLETAEEQRRAMKAGTRRLLLLNMASPAKSVLARLSNRQKLALAQAPHKTPSDLFDDCLGAAVDHLVDLSGGPAWDKTAFESLLLLVRQDVHPTVTDALATTSTILGLAREIELELKTTSSPALLPGLTDLRSQLAALVFPGFVTATGATKLPDLVRYLQAMQRRLEKLPERYQRDRGLQEQVLALRAEFQAAVAKLPAPRRHSDDVIGVRWMLEELRVSLFGSGLKTAYPVSEQRVRKAISDLQ; encoded by the coding sequence ATGAGCACACAAACCTGGGACCGAGCTGTACGCGAGCTGCGGGTTGACCTGAACGACGTGTCCCTGAGTGACGCACGCCGTCTCGGCCGCCAGCTCGATTCGGTGCTGCATTCACGCCGGCGCAGCGACGACGAGAAGACGGCCGAACTGGCCCGGATCGAGCGGGAGATCGGCACGGCGCGGGCAAGAGTTGAGACCCGCCGCGCAGCCGTGCCCGTGATCACCTATCCGGAGCAACTACCGGTCAGCCAGCGTCGTGACGACCTGATGAAGGCGATCGCCGAGAACCAGGTCGTGATCGTTGCCGGCGAAACCGGTTCGGGCAAGACCACCCAGCTGCCGAAGATCTGCCTGGAACTGGGCCGCGGCGTGCGCGGGCTGATCGGGCACACCCAGCCCCGGCGCCTGGCGGCCCGATCGGTGGCCGAGCGCATCGCCGAGGAGGTCGGCTCCGAACTCGGCGAAACCATCGGTTACACCGTGCGTTTCACCGACCAGGCGAGCGAATCGACCCTGGTGCGACTGATGACCGACGGCATTCTGCTGGCCGAGATCCAGCGCGACCGGCTGCTGTCCCGTTACGACACGATCATCATCGACGAGGCGCACGAGCGCAGCCTGAACATCGACTTCCTGCTCGGTTACCTCAAGCAACTGCTCCCCCGCCGCCCCGACCTGAAAATCATCATCACCTCGGCCACGATCGACCCGCAGGCGTTCTCCCGGCACTTCGCCGACGCGCCGATCGTCGAGGTCTCGGGCCGTACCTACCCGGTCGAGGTGCGCTACCGGCCTCTGGTGCTCGTCGAGGAGACCGACGAAGAGGGCATCGTCAGCGAGATCACCCGCGACCCGATCGAAGCCGTGATCGAGGCGGTCGACGAGCTCGAGGCCGAGGGGCCGGGCGACGTGCTGGTCTTCTTCAGCGGTGAGCGCGAGATCCGCGACGCCGCGGAGGCTCTGGGCCGGCATGTGGGCGCACACACCGAGGTGGTGCCGCTGTACGCCCGGCTGAGCGCGGCCGAACAGCACAGGGTCTTCTCCCCGCACAGCGGCCGGCGCATCGTACTGGCCACGAACGTCGCCGAGACCTCGCTCACCGTGCCGGGAATCCGCTACGTGATCGACCCGGGCACGGCGCGCATCAGCCGTTACAGCTTCCGCACCAAGGTGCAGCGGCTGCCGATCGAGCCGGTCTCGCAGGCGTCGGCCAATCAGCGCAAGGGCCGCTGCGGGCGGCTCTCCGACGGTATCTGTATCCGCCTCTACAGCGAGGACGACTTCGAGAACCGGCCTCCGTTCACCGATCCCGAGATCCTGCGCACCAACCTGGCGGCGGTCATCCTGCAGATGACGTCGCTGAACCTCGGCGAGGTGGAGAAGTTCCCGTTCCTCGACCCGCCCGACCCGCGCCAGATCAAAGATGGTGTGGCACTGCTGCACGAGCTCGGGGCGATCGACCCGGCCGAGACCGACGCGCGCAAGCGCCTCACCGGCATGGGCCGCACCCTGGCGCAGCTGCCGGTCGACCCGCGCCTGGCCCGCATGCTCGTCGAGGCCGACCGGAACGGTTGTCTGGGCGACGTTCTCGTCATTGTGGCGGCGCTGTCCATCCAGGACCCGCGCGAACGGCCGACCGACAAGCAGGCTCAGGCCGACCAGTTGCACGCCCGGTTCAAAGACCCGCGCTCCGACTTCCTGGCCTACATCAACCTCTGGAACTACGTCGTCGGAAAGCAGAAGGAATTCGGCTCCGGACGTTTCCGCCGGATGTGCCGCGACGAGTTCCTGCACGGCCAGCGCATCCGCGAGTGGCAGGACCTGCACGGCCAGCTGCGGCAGGTGCTGCGCAGCGCGGGGATCCGGGTGGCGGGTGGACGCGCGACGTCCAGTTTCGATCCCGATTCCCTCGACGCTGCGGACCTGGGAGAGATGGAGGACGCCCTCGAGCCCGTCGACGACGGGACGGCCGAGAAGGTGCATCTCTCCTTGCTCTCCGGTCTGCTCTCGCAGGTCGGCCTGAAGGAGGGCGAGACCCGGGAGTACCTGGGCGCCCGCAGCGCGAAGTTCACCATCCAGCCCGGTTCCGCCCTGGCCCGCAGCACGCCCCGCTGGGTGATGGTGGGTGAACTGGTGGAGACCACCCGGCTCTGGGGCCGCACCGCCGCGCGCATCGACCCGTTGTGGATCGAGCGGCTGGGCGGGCACCTGGTCAGGCGCCATTACAGCGAGCCGCGCTGGGAACGTAAGCGCGGTTCCGCCGTGGCCACGGAACGCGTGACGCTGTACGGCATTCCGGTGGTGACGGGGCGTACGGTCGGCTACGGCCGGATCGACCCGGAGGTCTCGCGCGAGCTGTTCATCCGGCACGCCCTGGTCGAGGGCGACTGGCGCACCCAGCACGAGTTCTTCCACGAGAACCGCAAGCTGCTGGACGATGTCGGGTCGCTGGAGGACAAGGTCCGGCGCCGCGACATCGTGGTGGACGACCAGGCCCTGTTCGACTTCTACGACCAGCGCGTGCCCGCCGACGTGGTGTCGGTGGCGCACTTCGACTCGTGGTGGAAGAAGGCCCGCCGCGACCGGCCCGACCAGCTGAGCTTCTGGACGTCCATGCTCTTCGCCCCCGAGGCCCCCCAGGTCGCGGCCGAGGACTACCCGGCCACCTGGCGGGCCGCCGGACTGGACCTGAAGGTGACCTATCAGTTCGAGCCGGGTACGGCCGCCGACGGCGTGACCGTGCACCTGCCCCTGGCCGCGCTGAACCAGGTGCGCGAGCAGGACTTCGAGTGGCAGATCCCGGGCCTGCGCACGGAACTGGTCACCGAGCTGATCCGCTCGCTGCCCAAGCCGATCCGTAAGGGCCTGAGCCCGGCCCCCGACCGGGCCAAGGGGGTGCTGGATCGGCTGGCCGACACCGAACCCGGCTCCGAGCCACTGTTCCCGGCGCTGGAGGACGAGCTGTACGAGCTGACCGGGGTGGACATCCCGGAGGGCTCGTGGGACCTGACCAAGGTGCCCGACCACCTGCTGGTGACATTCCGGGTGCACGACGAGAAGGGCGCCCGCCTCGCCGAGGGCAAGAGCCTGGCGAAGCTACGGGAGAAACTGCGACCGAAGCTGCGCCAGGAGATCTCCTCCGCCGTTGCCCAGGTCGAGGCGAAGAACCTGAAGACCTTCCCGGACGCGGCCGTTCCGCGCAGTGTGGAGCACCGGGTCGCGGGGCTCACCGTGCAGGGCTACCCGGCGCTGGTCGACCGGGGCGACCACGTCGACGTCGTGGTGCTGGAGACGGCGGAGGAACAGCGCCGGGCCATGAAGGCGGGCACCCGGCGGCTGCTCCTGCTGAACATGGCCTCGCCGGCCAAGAGCGTGCTCGCCCGCCTGAGCAACCGGCAGAAGCTGGCGCTGGCCCAGGCCCCGCACAAGACCCCGTCCGACCTGTTCGACGACTGCCTCGGGGCGGCCGTCGACCACCTCGTCGACCTGTCCGGCGGACCGGCCTGGGACAAGACGGCTTTCGAGTCGCTCCTGCTCCTGGTCCGGCAGGACGTCCACCCGACCGTGACCGACGCACTGGCCACGACGTCCACCATTCTGGGGTTGGCCCGGGAGATCGAGCTGGAGCTGAAGACCACGTCGAGCCCGGCGCTGCTGCCCGGCCTGACCGATCTGCGGTCCCAGCTGGCGGCGCTGGTGTTCCCCGGCTTCGTGACCGCGACCGGCGCCACCAAGTTGCCCGACCTCGTCCGTTATCTCCAGGCGATGCAGCGCCGGCTGGAGAAGCTCCCCGAGCGCTACCAGCGCGACCGGGGCCTGCAGGAACAGGTTCTGGCCCTGCGGGCCGAGTTCCAGGCGGCCGTGGCGAAGCTACCGGCGCCCCGGCGGCACAGCGACGACGTGATCGGGGTGCGCTGGATGCTCGAGGAACTACGCGTCAGCCTGTTCGGCTCCGGCCTGAAAACGGCCTACCCGGTGTCGGAGCAGCGGGTGCGCAAGGCGATCAGCGACCTGCAGTAA
- a CDS encoding MarR family transcriptional regulator, whose product MSEPQWLSEEEQKAWRKFAAVFTLLPASLDAQLQHDAQLTHFAYFALAMLSEAPDRALRMSELAARSSSSPSRLSHTISRLENRGYVQRARAAEDGRGQVAQMTDEGMNAISEFAPGHVDAVRRFVFDALTPEQVQQLNEISSAILAKIDPDGTLVPPPPGGE is encoded by the coding sequence GTGAGTGAACCGCAGTGGCTGAGCGAAGAGGAACAGAAGGCCTGGCGGAAGTTCGCCGCAGTCTTCACCCTGCTGCCGGCCTCCCTCGACGCCCAGCTGCAACACGACGCGCAGCTCACCCACTTCGCCTACTTCGCGCTGGCCATGCTCTCCGAAGCGCCCGACCGGGCCCTGCGGATGAGTGAACTGGCCGCCCGCTCGAGCAGCTCGCCCAGCCGGCTCTCGCACACCATCAGCCGGCTGGAGAACCGCGGCTACGTGCAGCGGGCCCGCGCCGCCGAGGACGGTCGCGGTCAGGTGGCCCAGATGACCGACGAGGGTATGAACGCCATCTCCGAGTTCGCCCCGGGCCACGTCGACGCGGTGCGCCGGTTCGTGTTCGACGCGCTCACCCCTGAGCAGGTGCAGCAGCTCAACGAGATCTCCTCGGCGATCCTGGCCAAGATCGACCCGGACGGCACGCTGGTGCCGCCCCCGCCCGGCGGCGAGTGA
- a CDS encoding 5'-3' exonuclease encodes MPVPLLLAVDGNSLLHRAHHAMSQGDLRDADGAPIWALKGLISFLATASARLRPDALVVGFDCSAGESVRRGDYEGYKAHRPEKSEDLCLQLDAAPGFLAAAGVTVVVPKGYEADDVMASSARAARKHGWQATVVTSDRDMFALVDQNTSVLRVMNGGIDGSPLIDPQGLQAQYGVRPDQYKDFAALRGDASDNLPGAFGVGPKRAAKLLAEFDTVERVYEILDEGREDEVAALIGPAATAALAGEEARANVARNQHLMELRRDLRIPKIATMALPLDQERLQGTLRARDIRLGGSLWSLTGGEPPSWYGERVYGQGPRRPAAPPDRVITLPRPLGNRASRKAAALADAGQMSLF; translated from the coding sequence GTGCCCGTACCCCTGCTGCTGGCTGTCGACGGCAACAGCCTCCTGCACCGCGCTCACCACGCGATGTCGCAGGGAGATCTGCGCGATGCCGACGGCGCGCCGATCTGGGCGCTCAAGGGTCTCATCAGCTTCCTGGCCACGGCCTCGGCCCGGCTGCGCCCCGACGCGCTGGTGGTCGGCTTCGACTGCTCGGCCGGTGAGTCGGTGCGGCGCGGGGACTACGAGGGCTACAAGGCCCATCGCCCGGAGAAGTCCGAAGATCTCTGCCTCCAGCTCGACGCCGCTCCCGGTTTCCTGGCCGCGGCCGGTGTCACCGTGGTGGTACCGAAGGGTTACGAGGCCGACGACGTGATGGCCTCCTCGGCCCGGGCCGCCCGCAAGCACGGCTGGCAGGCCACCGTCGTGACCAGCGACCGCGACATGTTCGCCCTGGTCGACCAGAACACCTCGGTGCTGCGGGTGATGAACGGGGGCATCGACGGCTCCCCGCTGATCGACCCGCAGGGGCTGCAGGCGCAGTACGGCGTGCGGCCCGACCAGTACAAGGACTTCGCGGCCCTGCGGGGCGACGCCTCCGACAACCTGCCCGGCGCCTTCGGCGTCGGCCCCAAGCGCGCCGCGAAGCTGCTCGCCGAGTTCGACACGGTCGAGAGGGTCTACGAGATCCTCGACGAGGGGCGTGAGGACGAGGTGGCCGCCCTGATCGGGCCGGCCGCCACGGCGGCGCTGGCCGGTGAGGAGGCCCGGGCCAACGTCGCGCGCAACCAGCACCTGATGGAGCTCCGGCGCGACCTGCGCATTCCGAAGATCGCCACGATGGCCCTGCCGCTCGACCAGGAGCGTCTTCAGGGCACGCTGCGCGCCCGCGACATCCGGCTGGGCGGCTCGTTGTGGTCGCTCACCGGCGGCGAACCCCCGTCCTGGTACGGCGAGCGTGTCTACGGTCAGGGCCCGCGCCGGCCGGCCGCGCCTCCCGACCGGGTGATCACCCTGCCCCGTCCCCTGGGCAACCGGGCGTCCCGGAAGGCCGCGGCCCTGGCCGACGCCGGGCAGATGTCGCTGTTCTGA
- a CDS encoding MFS transporter, whose product MHRLIRFLRPDHLTTRALTAATMASATANGVFYTVSALFFTRVAGLPATTVGLGLTIAGAVGVAGSFGAGRACDRFGARRVLLIATAGQALALLLYTGARETLSFTVIACAAVGLRAVQGTARQTLLAVAFPGPDRVAVRARLRVVTNIFIGLGAVLGGAALIVDSTYAYTTALVAVAVLSGLACLPIRALSTPEAVTLPRRAGEGSPLQDRRYLLVTGLNSLMAMQFGLSNVGLPLWVAFHTEAPTVTVSGLLLLNTVLVALLQVRVARGTDDVVTAARAVALAGVLLALACGLYAGAGWVGAAGAVILLVLAATVQAVAEMRGEAGSWGLAFELADPRRPGAYQGVSQTGYALGAMLAPLVITATAIDHGTVGWAVLAGMFVAAGGLTLLVVTSTPRPSSLVIRPTIAESA is encoded by the coding sequence ATGCACCGGCTGATCCGATTCCTGCGTCCCGACCACCTCACCACCCGGGCCCTCACCGCGGCGACCATGGCGTCCGCCACCGCGAACGGCGTCTTCTACACCGTCAGTGCGCTGTTCTTCACCCGGGTCGCCGGGCTGCCCGCCACCACGGTCGGGCTGGGGCTGACCATCGCCGGAGCAGTCGGCGTCGCCGGGTCTTTCGGGGCCGGACGGGCGTGTGACCGGTTCGGTGCCCGGCGCGTCCTGCTGATCGCCACCGCCGGGCAGGCACTCGCCCTGCTGCTGTACACCGGCGCCCGGGAGACCCTGTCCTTCACCGTGATCGCCTGCGCCGCGGTGGGTCTGCGGGCCGTGCAGGGAACCGCGCGCCAGACCCTCTTGGCCGTGGCCTTTCCCGGGCCGGACCGGGTGGCCGTGCGGGCCCGTCTGCGCGTGGTGACCAACATCTTCATCGGTCTGGGAGCGGTTCTCGGGGGAGCGGCCCTGATCGTCGACTCGACGTACGCCTACACGACGGCACTGGTGGCGGTCGCGGTCCTGTCCGGCCTGGCCTGCCTGCCGATCCGGGCGCTGAGCACACCCGAGGCGGTGACGCTTCCGCGGCGGGCGGGAGAGGGATCGCCGCTGCAGGACCGCCGCTACCTTCTCGTCACCGGCCTCAACAGCCTGATGGCGATGCAGTTCGGCCTGAGCAACGTGGGGCTCCCGCTGTGGGTGGCCTTCCACACCGAGGCGCCCACGGTCACGGTCTCCGGTCTGTTGCTGCTGAACACGGTGCTCGTCGCGCTGCTCCAGGTCCGCGTCGCCCGGGGAACCGACGACGTCGTCACCGCGGCGAGAGCCGTGGCCCTGGCCGGGGTCCTGCTGGCCCTCGCCTGCGGGCTCTACGCCGGCGCGGGGTGGGTGGGCGCGGCCGGGGCGGTGATCCTGCTGGTGCTGGCCGCGACGGTGCAGGCCGTCGCCGAGATGCGGGGCGAGGCCGGCAGCTGGGGCCTGGCCTTCGAGCTGGCCGACCCACGGCGTCCCGGCGCGTACCAGGGCGTCAGTCAGACCGGGTACGCCCTCGGAGCCATGCTGGCACCGCTCGTGATCACCGCCACCGCCATCGATCACGGCACGGTGGGCTGGGCGGTGCTGGCCGGGATGTTCGTGGCCGCCGGAGGGCTGACTCTTCTGGTGGTGACGTCGACGCCGCGCCCTTCCTCGCTCGTGATCAGGCCGACCATCGCCGAATCGGCATGA
- a CDS encoding DUF5937 family protein, with amino-acid sequence MMTRYVLAPMDLAEVRFAVSPLNELALSLKSFRDPGRNPLHLNWIRETQAARAGLDDEVLLAMTNDRLWLPDLLTSRPHQPLSHIDQQLDALADVPPRRFLHDLAVVHPKGLPAAVSGRPSSVRRRVVAALREYWEACLEPYWPRLRQLLEADVAHRGREMVRHGSARMFDGLSPTIRLRDRVLEIRLSTSKGFTRSTDGSGLTLIPTAFTRTAMTPTQSTEEPHVIYAARGVGTLWQPTPPVSTRALSALIGRVRAELLAELAVPASSTELASRRRTTPAAVNQHLRALRDAGLLTSDRSGRSVLYRQSDLGEALVTRSGTGDRRPPAPPHPDTVRG; translated from the coding sequence ATGATGACGAGGTACGTCCTGGCCCCGATGGACCTCGCCGAGGTCCGGTTCGCGGTCTCCCCACTGAACGAACTGGCCCTCTCCCTGAAGAGTTTCCGCGATCCCGGCCGTAACCCGCTGCATCTGAACTGGATCCGCGAGACCCAGGCGGCACGCGCCGGTCTCGACGACGAGGTGCTGCTGGCGATGACCAACGACCGGCTCTGGCTGCCCGATCTGCTCACCTCCCGGCCGCACCAGCCGCTGTCCCACATCGATCAGCAGCTCGACGCGCTGGCGGACGTACCGCCCCGACGCTTCCTGCACGACCTCGCCGTGGTACACCCGAAGGGCTTGCCGGCCGCGGTGTCCGGGCGCCCGTCGAGTGTGCGCCGCCGGGTTGTGGCAGCCCTGCGCGAGTACTGGGAGGCCTGCCTGGAACCGTACTGGCCCCGCCTGCGGCAGCTGCTGGAGGCCGACGTGGCCCATCGGGGCCGGGAGATGGTGCGGCACGGCTCGGCCCGGATGTTCGACGGTCTCTCCCCCACGATCCGGCTGCGCGACCGGGTCCTGGAAATCCGCCTGAGCACGTCGAAGGGGTTCACCCGCAGCACCGACGGCAGTGGTCTCACACTGATCCCCACCGCTTTCACCCGCACCGCGATGACCCCCACCCAGTCCACCGAGGAGCCGCACGTGATCTACGCGGCCCGGGGCGTGGGCACGCTCTGGCAGCCCACACCCCCGGTCTCGACCCGCGCGCTGTCCGCCCTGATCGGCCGGGTCCGGGCCGAACTGCTGGCCGAGCTGGCGGTACCGGCCTCGTCCACCGAACTCGCGTCCCGCCGCCGCACCACCCCGGCCGCCGTCAACCAGCATCTGCGCGCCCTCCGGGACGCCGGGCTGCTCACCTCCGACCGGTCCGGCCGGTCGGTGCTCTACCGGCAGTCAGACCTGGGCGAGGCCCTGGTGACCCGCTCGGGCACCGGTGACCGGCGTCCCCCGGCACCCCCGCACCCCGATACCGTGCGCGGATGA
- a CDS encoding GntR family transcriptional regulator translates to MSHGRRSALLDQLEPRRTGSPQQVILDELRRVILDGGVPPGTPIPLAEVAALFGVSPIPVREALKTLVGENLVAHRPNAGYVVAQLTRRELAEIYLVRGVLESAALRAAIETATQDDVVAARGAHAALEALQTDWDPRSYHRESRHFHLALIIPCRMQRLLRMFESAWNVTEPFQPMRWLEPSARELLHGEHTAMLEAFVARDGDALLDVAARHHQRLESVIAVLPERAGLLADPDGEDI, encoded by the coding sequence ATGAGCCACGGACGGCGTTCAGCACTGCTCGACCAGCTCGAGCCACGCCGGACCGGCAGCCCGCAGCAGGTGATCCTCGACGAGCTGCGGCGCGTGATCCTCGACGGCGGGGTGCCGCCCGGTACCCCGATCCCGCTGGCCGAGGTGGCGGCGCTGTTCGGGGTCAGCCCGATCCCGGTGCGCGAGGCCCTGAAGACGCTGGTGGGTGAGAACCTGGTGGCGCACCGGCCGAACGCCGGCTACGTGGTGGCGCAGCTGACCCGCCGCGAGCTGGCCGAGATCTACCTGGTGCGTGGGGTGCTGGAGTCAGCGGCGTTGCGGGCGGCGATCGAGACGGCAACGCAGGACGACGTGGTCGCCGCCCGGGGGGCCCATGCGGCGCTCGAGGCGCTCCAGACCGACTGGGACCCGCGCAGTTATCACCGGGAGAGCCGGCACTTCCACTTGGCGCTGATCATTCCCTGCCGGATGCAGCGCCTGCTGCGGATGTTCGAGTCGGCGTGGAACGTCACCGAGCCGTTCCAGCCGATGCGCTGGCTGGAACCCTCGGCCCGGGAACTCCTGCACGGGGAACACACTGCCATGCTGGAGGCCTTCGTCGCGCGCGACGGTGACGCGCTGCTCGACGTGGCCGCGCGGCATCATCAGCGCCTGGAATCCGTGATCGCGGTGTTGCCGGAGCGGGCGGGACTGCTGGCCGACCCCGACGGGGAAGATATATGA
- a CDS encoding NCS1 family nucleobase:cation symporter-1 — protein MAEDLSVHLTPDHPAGVPLIKDGYDPRLTNADLAPLAEQKWGTYNIFAFWMSDVHSVGGYVTAGSLFALGLTSWQVLVSLVVGIVIVQFFCNLVAKPSQVSGVPYPVICRAPFGVKGANIPAIIRGSIAVAWYGIQTYLASAALDVVLVRLFDGLAPYADASQHGFLGLSTLGWGTYALLWVLQAGVFWMGMESIRRFIDFCGPAVYVVMFALCGYLLWKSQWHVSLNLSSENLTGWNVVTTMLSAIALVVSYFSGPMLNFGDFSRYGRSFDAVKRGNFLGLPVNFLVFSILTVVTAAATLPVFGELITDPVETVSRIDNTFAIVLGALTFTTATIGINIVANFISPAFDFSNVSPQRISWRMGGMIAAVGSVILTPWNWYDNDDAIHYTLGVLGALIGPLFGVLIADYYLLRNQRVVVDDLFTLSESGRYWYAGGYNPDAVIATVLAGAFSIASVIVPKMVDAGLWVSDYSWFIGCGIGFVAYYVIAGRINSATQQALRA, from the coding sequence ATGGCCGAAGACCTCTCAGTCCACCTGACCCCCGATCATCCGGCCGGTGTGCCGTTGATCAAAGACGGTTACGACCCCCGCCTCACCAATGCCGACCTCGCGCCGCTGGCCGAGCAGAAGTGGGGCACGTACAACATTTTCGCGTTCTGGATGTCCGACGTGCACAGCGTCGGCGGCTACGTCACCGCGGGCAGCCTCTTCGCGCTCGGCCTGACCTCCTGGCAGGTTCTCGTCTCGCTGGTCGTCGGCATCGTCATCGTCCAGTTCTTCTGCAACCTGGTGGCGAAACCCAGCCAGGTGTCCGGGGTTCCGTACCCGGTGATCTGCCGCGCGCCGTTCGGTGTGAAGGGCGCGAACATCCCGGCCATCATCCGCGGCTCGATCGCGGTGGCCTGGTACGGCATCCAGACCTACCTGGCCTCGGCCGCGCTCGACGTGGTGCTGGTGCGCCTGTTCGACGGTCTCGCGCCCTATGCCGACGCCTCGCAACACGGCTTCCTCGGGCTCTCGACCCTCGGCTGGGGCACGTACGCCCTGCTCTGGGTCCTCCAGGCGGGCGTGTTCTGGATGGGCATGGAGAGCATCCGCCGGTTCATCGACTTCTGCGGACCGGCCGTCTACGTGGTGATGTTCGCGCTCTGCGGCTACCTGCTGTGGAAGTCGCAATGGCACGTGTCGCTGAACCTGTCGTCGGAAAATCTGACCGGCTGGAACGTGGTCACCACCATGCTCTCGGCGATCGCCCTGGTGGTCTCCTACTTCTCCGGGCCGATGCTGAACTTCGGCGACTTCTCGCGGTACGGGCGCAGTTTCGATGCGGTCAAGCGCGGCAACTTCCTCGGCCTGCCGGTGAACTTCCTGGTGTTCTCCATCCTCACGGTGGTCACCGCGGCCGCCACCCTGCCGGTGTTCGGTGAGCTGATCACCGACCCGGTCGAGACGGTCTCGCGCATCGACAACACCTTCGCGATCGTGCTCGGCGCCCTGACCTTCACCACCGCCACGATCGGCATCAACATCGTCGCCAACTTCATCTCCCCCGCCTTCGACTTCTCGAACGTCAGCCCGCAGCGGATCAGCTGGCGGATGGGCGGCATGATCGCGGCGGTCGGCTCGGTGATCCTGACCCCGTGGAACTGGTACGACAACGACGACGCCATCCACTACACGCTGGGTGTGCTCGGCGCCCTGATCGGCCCGCTGTTCGGCGTGCTCATCGCGGACTACTACCTGCTGCGCAACCAGCGGGTAGTGGTGGACGACCTGTTCACCCTGTCGGAGAGCGGAAGGTACTGGTATGCCGGTGGCTACAATCCCGACGCGGTGATCGCCACGGTGCTCGCCGGTGCCTTCTCGATCGCTTCCGTGATCGTGCCCAAAATGGTGGACGCGGGTCTGTGGGTGAGCGACTACAGCTGGTTCATCGGGTGCGGAATCGGTTTCGTGGCCTACTACGTCATCGCCGGGCGCATCAATTCAGCCACCCAGCAGGCCCTGCGCGCATGA